Part of the Sphingopyxis sp. 113P3 genome, ATCGAAGCCGGCCGAGAGAACTTGTTTGGCGATATGGGCAGCGAAATCGGGTCTGATCGGCAATTCGCCCTTGGGCGATCCAAAGTCGCCAAATCCGATCACTTTCTCGAGTCCGATGCAGAAGGCCGGCATGAGGTCGAAGAAAAAGTTTCGGACATGATCCGGACCGAACACCACGAGCACGTCGGGCTTGACGCGCGCGACGAGGTCGCGGGCGCGAAACACCGCATCGACATAGGGCTTTGGCGCGCCCTCCAGTGCTTCAAGATTCCAGGACGGCGAGTGCGACATACTCACCATCCCCACCAGTTCCATGCCCTCGTTCCCTTCTGCGTTTAGCGACGACCTTCAGCACACCGCACCGATCCTGCTAGGGCAGGCTGTGGCTATCCGTTAGCGCCGAGTTGAAGGGCTAAGTATTGCGATCGCCTATGGCTGCGAGGCGCGCGCCAGGATAATGCGAGCGCGACTGCGGACAGGCTCATCGACCATCGCGCCATCCACCCTGACAGCGCCCTCGCCGCTGAACAGCACGCGTCGCGCCCACTCGATTTGCTCGGGCGCGGGACGAAACGCCGCGCATATGTCCTCGACCTGGCGCGGGTGGATTGCGAGCTTTCCGCCGAAGCCGAGCATCGCTGCGCGGCGTGCGTCGTTTTCGACCGCCGCCCGATCGTTCAACTCTGTTGTCACCCCGTCAAGCGGGGGCAACAAACCGCCCAGCCGCGAGGCAAAGACGATTTCGGCGCGCGCCGCCGCAAGCGCCTCGGGCACATGGTCGCAGCCGAGATTCGCGGCATAATCGACCGAACCAAACGCCAGCCGGGCGACATGGCCCGACGTGGCGAGCGCACGTGCGCCAGCGACGCCGGCGACGGTTTCGATCAGCGCGATGACCGGCCGTTGCGCCGCGAGACGCGCGACGTCCTCGATCCGCTCGGACTTGGGCAGCATGATTGCTGCCATGTTCAGGTCCGCCGCGACCGCGACATCGGCTTCATGCCAGGGCGTCCCCGACGCATTGACTCGGACCACGATCGGAAGCTCGGTGAACGCCGCCGTCAGCGCTGCCCGCGCCGCGTCCTTGGCGGCCGCTGGGAC contains:
- a CDS encoding HpcH/HpaI aldolase/citrate lyase family protein; protein product: MDPLSFRVPLFVPGDRPERFAKAGASGADAVILDLEDAVPAAAKDAARAALTAAFTELPIVVRVNASGTPWHEADVAVAADLNMAAIMLPKSERIEDVARLAAQRPVIALIETVAGVAGARALATSGHVARLAFGSVDYAANLGCDHVPEALAAARAEIVFASRLGGLLPPLDGVTTELNDRAAVENDARRAAMLGFGGKLAIHPRQVEDICAAFRPAPEQIEWARRVLFSGEGAVRVDGAMVDEPVRSRARIILARASQP